One window of Solwaraspora sp. WMMA2056 genomic DNA carries:
- a CDS encoding glycosyltransferase family 2 protein — MSEADGSPTVPRVVRNDWSSVAAPDLVDWRPTLTVSVVIPAFNCQPTLDLTLASLSRQTYPTELLEVVVADDGSDPPLTLPPVRPARTRIVRVGADGMAGWGRAAALRCGVAHSSGEILHWLDADMIVYPEHVAAQVRWQHVLPYAVTLGYKRFVEPDGDGRWPSAETVAATLDRGAAAELFGDRASEPHSYVERYINQTDQLRIADHHVFKIHVGATAALRRDLYEQAGGFDADLRLGEDTEFGYRLAQAGAVFVPEPAARSWHLGRTHVMRARQDVARWNRPFFADRVPYPRTWRKVGGTSWSVPLAEVVMAVGDEPLERVRAAVDSVLRGTEHDIRITLVGPWDRLDDARMRVLTDPSRDLRLIAATYRGEPRVRLATEPPTSVFPTPYRLDLPAAYGLAPDALRRLIDVADRYQVGVVRVDPDGTADAVAEAGVALWRTAALGRARWVRCADEPLFDVVTSVYGHRDVTAEAVGVVDLTRFDAADLAGGMPRLTGRGRAPALVPTTVEVAGVRSLARATVVVAWMAGRRVRATLRVPARSGTRIG, encoded by the coding sequence GTGAGTGAGGCAGACGGATCACCCACCGTCCCACGTGTCGTCCGAAACGACTGGTCGTCGGTCGCCGCGCCCGATCTGGTGGATTGGCGACCCACCCTGACGGTGAGCGTCGTCATTCCGGCCTTCAACTGCCAGCCGACCCTCGATCTGACGCTGGCGTCGTTGAGTCGGCAGACGTACCCGACCGAGCTGCTCGAGGTCGTCGTGGCCGACGACGGCTCGGACCCGCCGCTGACCCTGCCCCCGGTCCGGCCGGCGCGGACGAGGATCGTCCGGGTCGGTGCCGACGGCATGGCCGGCTGGGGGCGGGCCGCCGCGCTGCGCTGCGGGGTCGCGCACAGCTCCGGTGAGATCCTGCACTGGCTGGACGCCGACATGATCGTCTACCCCGAGCACGTCGCGGCCCAGGTCCGCTGGCAGCACGTGCTGCCGTACGCGGTGACCCTCGGCTACAAGCGCTTCGTCGAGCCGGACGGCGACGGGCGGTGGCCGTCGGCCGAGACGGTCGCCGCGACACTCGACCGGGGCGCGGCGGCGGAACTGTTCGGTGACCGGGCCAGCGAGCCGCACAGCTACGTCGAGCGGTACATCAACCAGACCGACCAGCTCCGCATCGCCGACCACCACGTCTTCAAGATCCATGTCGGGGCGACCGCCGCGCTGCGCCGCGACCTGTACGAGCAGGCCGGCGGCTTCGACGCCGACCTGCGCCTCGGCGAGGACACCGAGTTCGGCTACCGCCTCGCCCAGGCAGGCGCGGTGTTCGTGCCGGAGCCGGCCGCGCGCAGCTGGCATCTCGGGCGTACCCATGTCATGCGGGCCCGCCAGGACGTCGCCCGCTGGAACCGCCCGTTCTTCGCCGACCGGGTCCCGTACCCCCGCACCTGGCGCAAGGTGGGCGGGACGTCCTGGTCCGTGCCGCTCGCCGAGGTGGTCATGGCCGTCGGTGACGAACCGCTGGAACGGGTACGGGCGGCGGTCGACTCGGTGCTGCGCGGCACCGAACACGACATCCGGATCACTCTCGTCGGCCCGTGGGACCGGCTCGACGACGCGCGCATGAGGGTCCTCACCGACCCGTCGCGAGACCTGCGGCTGATCGCCGCGACCTACCGGGGCGAACCACGGGTCCGACTGGCCACCGAGCCGCCCACCAGTGTCTTTCCTACCCCGTACCGGCTGGACCTGCCGGCCGCGTACGGCCTGGCGCCGGACGCGCTGCGGCGCCTGATCGACGTGGCCGACCGCTACCAGGTCGGGGTGGTCCGGGTCGATCCCGACGGCACCGCCGACGCTGTTGCGGAGGCCGGCGTCGCGCTGTGGCGGACCGCCGCGCTCGGCCGGGCCCGGTGGGTGCGCTGCGCCGACGAGCCGCTGTTCGACGTGGTGACATCGGTGTACGGGCACCGCGACGTCACCGCCGAGGCGGTCGGCGTCGTCGACCTGACCCGGTTCGACGCGGCCGACCTGGCGGGCGGCATGCCCCGGCTCACCGGTCGGGGCCGGGCACCCGCCCTGGTGCCGACGACGGTCGAGGTGGCGGGCGTGCGGTCGCTGGCCAGGGCCACCGTGGTGGTGGCGTGGATGGCAGGGCGGCGGGTACGGGCGACGCTGCGCGTACCCGCCCGCAGCGGCACCAGGATCGGCTAG
- a CDS encoding glucose-6-phosphate dehydrogenase assembly protein OpcA, translating to MISLWDTTGNEVVKALAAERRSAGGVASGMALTLIVVVDEKRVREAEAAATIAAAAHPCRLLVVVRADIDRKRSRLDAEVVVGGRLGPCEAVVMRTSGRLALHAESVVMPLLVPDVPVVTWWHGEPPEQIANDYLGVVADRRITDSAQAPNPVQALLQRAVDYAPGDTDLAWTRITPWRTLVAGAFDTTEAQITGATVTAPRADPTAALMISWLAARLGITPRWEETTAHPRMRSVELRCANGDGLSIVREDSSALFTRTGQPERHMPLVRRPLGEELAEELRRLDADQVYSEALGTLAGLADLPARPAKRVHIWKDPAKATESAAGAPPADVAAEPARSGS from the coding sequence GCGGCGTGGCCAGCGGGATGGCCCTGACACTGATCGTCGTGGTCGACGAGAAGCGGGTACGTGAGGCGGAGGCGGCGGCCACCATCGCCGCCGCCGCCCACCCGTGCCGGCTGCTCGTGGTGGTCCGCGCCGACATCGACCGCAAACGCAGCCGGCTCGACGCCGAAGTGGTCGTCGGTGGCCGGCTCGGCCCCTGCGAGGCAGTCGTCATGCGGACCTCCGGCCGGCTGGCGCTGCACGCCGAGTCGGTGGTGATGCCCCTGCTGGTGCCGGACGTACCGGTGGTCACCTGGTGGCACGGCGAGCCGCCGGAGCAGATCGCCAACGACTACCTCGGGGTGGTCGCCGACCGGCGGATCACCGACTCGGCGCAGGCCCCGAACCCGGTGCAGGCGCTGCTGCAGCGGGCGGTCGACTACGCACCGGGCGACACCGACCTGGCCTGGACCCGGATCACCCCGTGGCGCACCCTGGTCGCCGGGGCGTTCGACACCACCGAGGCGCAGATCACCGGCGCCACGGTGACCGCGCCCCGGGCCGACCCGACCGCCGCGCTGATGATCAGCTGGCTGGCGGCCCGGCTCGGCATCACCCCCCGGTGGGAGGAGACCACGGCGCATCCCCGGATGCGTTCGGTGGAGCTGCGCTGCGCCAACGGCGACGGGCTGAGCATCGTCCGCGAGGACAGTTCGGCGCTGTTCACCCGCACCGGTCAGCCGGAGCGGCACATGCCGCTGGTACGCCGGCCGTTGGGTGAGGAACTCGCCGAGGAGCTGCGGCGACTCGACGCCGACCAGGTCTACTCGGAGGCGCTGGGCACCCTCGCCGGGTTGGCGGATCTGCCGGCCCGGCCCGCCAAGCGGGTGCACATCTGGAAGGACCCGGCGAAGGCCACGGAGTCGGCCGCCGGCGCACCGCCGGCGGATGTCGCGGCCGAACCGGCACGGAGCGGCTCGTGA
- a CDS encoding NUDIX domain-containing protein: MEGNRLGKPVMPLGAVHDVPMRPRTRVAGYVIRTTGSGAQLLVFDQIDHPDAGTQVPAGGVQPDEELHDAVLREVAEETGLTDVTVVCGIGAEDKPHPGTGQPRRTTYFHLRAPSEAPDTWQHTVTGSGLDSELRVACRFVPLPLRSHLADDQDALLGSIDHRWSTLSSPPGGPSLRPADQLRCRHLEDLETHRRPPRLD; the protein is encoded by the coding sequence ATGGAGGGCAATCGTCTCGGCAAACCGGTCATGCCTCTGGGGGCCGTGCACGATGTACCGATGAGGCCACGAACCCGCGTCGCCGGATACGTCATCCGTACCACCGGCAGCGGTGCGCAACTCCTCGTCTTCGACCAGATCGACCACCCCGACGCTGGCACTCAGGTGCCGGCTGGTGGCGTGCAACCCGACGAGGAGTTGCACGACGCGGTACTACGCGAAGTCGCCGAGGAGACCGGCCTGACCGACGTCACCGTGGTCTGCGGGATCGGGGCGGAAGACAAGCCACACCCCGGGACCGGTCAGCCCCGCCGCACCACATACTTCCACCTGCGGGCTCCATCCGAGGCACCCGATACCTGGCAGCACACTGTGACGGGTTCCGGGTTGGACAGCGAGCTACGGGTTGCCTGCCGATTCGTCCCGCTGCCGCTTCGTTCTCATCTGGCCGACGACCAAGACGCACTACTCGGCAGCATCGACCATCGGTGGAGTACCCTATCGAGCCCGCCCGGCGGGCCCAGCCTCAGGCCGGCTGACCAGCTCCGTTGCAGACACCTGGAGGATCTGGAAACACATCGACGTCCACCACGGCTTGATTGA
- a CDS encoding glycosyltransferase family 2 protein, producing the protein MLNTPTVSVVIPTHGRPDLVTRAVRSALAQTVEDLEVIVVVDGPDEATGVALDSIADPRIRVVGLPERGGAPAARNAGVRHAYAPWVALLDDDDEWLPGKLAAQLDVARTASAPLPVVASRLINRTPRAEFVIPRRLPGPDEPLSEYFTVRRGLFHGDGFIQTSTIMAPTELFRRVPFDPSVPRMQELDWSLRALSHDDVALVFADEPLVIWHQDENRPRISLRSPWQAQFEWLQRSRPLMTPRAYAALTMSVISSMAAPTRSGKVFTTLLREARRHGRPGLLDYLTFAQIWLIPPDLRRTVRDMVLKRGHRPPTAQPGAGQPAAAQPTAGQPAAGQPAQPAAAQPARPADRSVAS; encoded by the coding sequence ATGCTCAACACGCCCACCGTCAGCGTGGTCATCCCGACCCACGGTCGTCCGGATCTCGTCACCCGCGCCGTCCGCAGTGCGCTGGCACAAACCGTCGAGGACCTCGAAGTGATCGTGGTGGTCGACGGGCCCGACGAGGCGACCGGGGTCGCCCTCGACTCGATCGCCGACCCCCGGATCCGGGTGGTCGGCCTACCCGAACGGGGTGGCGCGCCGGCGGCCCGCAACGCCGGGGTACGGCACGCGTACGCGCCCTGGGTGGCGTTGCTCGACGACGACGACGAGTGGCTGCCCGGCAAGCTCGCCGCCCAACTCGACGTCGCCCGTACGGCGTCCGCGCCGCTGCCGGTCGTCGCGAGCCGGCTGATCAACCGGACCCCCAGGGCCGAGTTCGTCATCCCCCGCCGGCTCCCCGGACCGGACGAGCCGCTCAGTGAGTACTTCACCGTCCGACGGGGGCTGTTCCACGGTGACGGGTTCATCCAGACGTCGACGATCATGGCCCCGACCGAGTTGTTCCGCCGGGTGCCGTTCGATCCGTCGGTGCCCCGGATGCAGGAACTCGACTGGTCGCTGCGGGCGCTGAGCCACGACGACGTCGCACTCGTCTTCGCCGACGAGCCGCTGGTCATCTGGCACCAGGACGAGAACCGGCCGCGGATCAGCCTGCGTTCGCCGTGGCAGGCGCAGTTCGAGTGGCTGCAGCGCAGTCGCCCGCTGATGACCCCCCGCGCGTACGCCGCCCTCACGATGAGCGTGATCAGCTCGATGGCGGCACCGACCCGCAGCGGCAAGGTCTTCACGACGCTGCTGCGCGAGGCGCGGCGGCATGGCCGGCCGGGCCTGCTGGACTACCTCACGTTCGCGCAGATCTGGCTGATCCCGCCGGACCTGCGCCGTACCGTGCGGGACATGGTGCTCAAGCGGGGTCACCGGCCGCCGACCGCGCAACCGGGCGCCGGGCAACCAGCCGCCGCGCAGCCGACCGCCGGGCAACCAGCCGCCGGGCAACCAGCGCAACCAGCCGCCGCGCAGCCGGCGCGCCCGGCCGATCGGTCGGTCGCTTCCTAG
- a CDS encoding alpha/beta hydrolase, which yields MRAPVNVTIWDGPAGPAPAILIHGTLSWAVSAFERQRPLARRRRVLLPDRRGYGRSPDLDDGQVTSDYAVDARDVVALMTGGVHLVGHSYGGTVAMIAAAARPNLVRSLTLIEPCAHQVASDDPVVAAAVQDAREFMSGARRWTAQQYLDLVYPAGQPRPEPADRLQRAARTALNERPCWLADLATQPLADAAFAKLVIVGDWGTVPGGYRPGMAQVMERVAATVADRIGARLVRVPGAAHEPHREQPDAVNKVLEQLWSAE from the coding sequence GTGCGTGCGCCGGTGAACGTGACGATCTGGGATGGTCCGGCCGGACCGGCACCCGCGATCCTGATCCACGGCACACTCAGCTGGGCGGTGTCGGCGTTCGAGCGGCAACGGCCGTTGGCCCGGCGTCGGCGGGTGCTGCTGCCGGACCGACGGGGTTACGGCCGCAGTCCGGACCTCGACGACGGTCAGGTAACCAGTGACTACGCCGTTGACGCGCGGGACGTGGTCGCTCTGATGACCGGCGGCGTCCATCTGGTCGGGCATTCCTACGGCGGGACGGTTGCGATGATCGCCGCAGCGGCGCGGCCCAACCTGGTCCGGTCGTTGACGCTCATCGAGCCGTGCGCCCATCAGGTCGCCTCGGACGATCCGGTGGTCGCCGCAGCGGTCCAGGACGCGCGTGAATTCATGTCTGGTGCCCGCCGGTGGACCGCACAGCAGTATCTCGACTTGGTTTACCCGGCCGGGCAGCCGCGCCCGGAGCCGGCGGATCGGCTGCAGCGGGCAGCCCGGACCGCACTGAACGAGCGTCCTTGCTGGCTCGCGGACCTGGCGACCCAGCCGCTCGCGGATGCTGCTTTCGCGAAACTAGTGATCGTCGGCGACTGGGGTACGGTCCCTGGCGGCTACCGGCCCGGCATGGCGCAGGTGATGGAGAGGGTTGCGGCGACGGTCGCTGACCGGATCGGTGCTCGTCTGGTGCGAGTGCCCGGTGCCGCGCACGAGCCCCACCGCGAGCAGCCCGACGCGGTCAACAAGGTGCTCGAACAGCTGTGGTCAGCCGAGTGA
- a CDS encoding beta-1,3-glucanase family protein, whose product MVVRRKLLAVAAALLTAVPTGLVAATPAQAVGPALLPVTVTNSTGRAGSVHLYVIGVQLSSGRLGYVNQAGTFIPWSGGQIPPSPAPDASIAGPANGTSATIRFPRGFSGRVYFSFGEKLKFFLTPTGLVQPAPWAGGDPNRDILFDWSEFTYNDAGLWLNSSQVDMFAVPHAVTVTGANGVTKRTGDVVTGGRNAIINGVRAQSGWANTVQTRGDGTVLRVLAPGKAAGAGLFSPTYLDSYITSAWNTYTSRTLTVVPFGDRPDVRYFGRTSGRVMTFTNSAGQVVASFNRPSSASVWGCDGDLPAPNDQVVGPISRTLCAALNRGTLGTIHTQPSTNAAEFYRSNPTNQYARIIHANMRDGKAYAFAFDDVGAFESLVHDGDPRSAGVVLSPF is encoded by the coding sequence GTGGTTGTCCGAAGAAAGCTGCTGGCCGTCGCAGCCGCCCTGCTCACCGCCGTCCCGACCGGCCTCGTCGCCGCCACCCCCGCCCAGGCCGTCGGCCCGGCACTGCTGCCGGTCACCGTCACCAACAGCACCGGCCGGGCCGGGTCCGTCCACCTGTACGTGATCGGCGTACAGCTCTCCTCCGGCCGCCTCGGCTACGTCAACCAGGCTGGCACGTTCATCCCCTGGTCCGGCGGACAGATCCCACCGTCACCCGCACCCGACGCCTCGATCGCCGGACCGGCCAACGGCACCAGCGCGACGATCCGCTTCCCGCGTGGCTTCTCCGGCCGGGTCTACTTCTCCTTCGGGGAGAAACTGAAGTTCTTCCTCACCCCGACCGGCCTGGTCCAGCCCGCCCCCTGGGCCGGCGGCGACCCCAACCGCGACATCCTGTTCGACTGGAGCGAATTCACCTACAACGACGCCGGCCTGTGGCTCAACAGCTCCCAGGTGGACATGTTCGCCGTACCGCACGCGGTCACCGTGACCGGTGCCAACGGCGTCACCAAGCGCACCGGCGACGTCGTCACGGGCGGCCGAAACGCGATCATCAACGGGGTCCGCGCCCAGTCCGGCTGGGCCAACACGGTGCAGACCCGGGGCGACGGCACCGTGCTGCGGGTGCTCGCTCCGGGCAAGGCGGCCGGCGCCGGCCTGTTCAGCCCCACCTACCTGGACTCCTACATCACCTCGGCGTGGAACACGTACACCAGCCGGACACTGACCGTCGTACCGTTCGGCGACCGCCCCGACGTCCGCTACTTCGGCCGGACCTCGGGCCGGGTGATGACCTTCACCAACAGCGCCGGCCAGGTCGTCGCCTCGTTCAACCGGCCCTCGTCGGCGAGCGTGTGGGGCTGCGACGGTGACCTGCCCGCCCCCAACGACCAGGTGGTCGGGCCGATCTCCCGTACGCTGTGCGCCGCGCTGAACCGTGGCACCCTCGGCACCATCCACACCCAACCCAGCACCAACGCCGCCGAGTTCTACCGCAGCAACCCGACCAACCAGTACGCCCGGATCATCCACGCCAACATGCGCGACGGAAAGGCGTACGCGTTCGCGTTCGACGACGTCGGTGCGTTCGAGTCCCTCGTCCACGACGGCGACCCCCGCTCCGCCGGAGTGGTGCTCAGCCCGTTCTGA
- the pgl gene encoding 6-phosphogluconolactonase: MSSSRLVVHPDATVLASAVASRLVVALIDAQADRGEASVVLTGGRVAAAVLRAVGELPARHAVDWSRVDLWWGDERFLPAGDPDRNETQARAALLDVLPLDPQRVHAMPASDGPDGDDPEAAAARYAAVLDRVAAGPGTAPLPRFDVLMLGVGEDGHVASVFPDHPVTGETRPVAAVRNSPKPPPTRITLTLPTINTADEVWLVAAGADKATAVAKAYGGADAVAVPASGVRGVRRTWWLLDQAAAAEVATAADQDG, from the coding sequence GTGAGTAGCTCCCGACTCGTGGTCCACCCGGACGCCACCGTGCTGGCCAGCGCGGTGGCGTCCCGGCTCGTCGTCGCACTGATCGACGCCCAGGCCGACCGGGGCGAGGCGTCGGTGGTGCTCACCGGCGGGCGGGTCGCGGCGGCCGTGCTGCGCGCCGTCGGCGAACTGCCGGCCCGGCACGCGGTCGACTGGTCCCGGGTGGACCTGTGGTGGGGCGACGAACGGTTCCTGCCGGCCGGCGACCCGGACCGCAACGAGACCCAGGCCCGCGCGGCGCTGCTCGACGTACTGCCGCTGGACCCGCAGCGGGTGCACGCGATGCCGGCGTCGGACGGCCCCGACGGTGACGACCCGGAGGCCGCCGCCGCCCGGTACGCCGCCGTCCTCGACCGGGTCGCCGCCGGCCCGGGTACGGCCCCGCTGCCCCGTTTCGACGTGCTGATGCTCGGCGTCGGTGAGGACGGGCACGTCGCCTCGGTCTTCCCAGACCATCCGGTCACCGGCGAAACCCGCCCGGTGGCGGCGGTCCGCAACAGCCCGAAGCCGCCGCCGACCCGGATCACGTTGACCCTGCCGACGATCAACACCGCCGACGAGGTGTGGCTGGTCGCGGCCGGCGCGGACAAGGCGACGGCGGTCGCCAAGGCGTACGGCGGCGCCGACGCCGTCGCGGTCCCGGCGTCCGGGGTACGCGGCGTGCGGCGCACCTGGTGGCTGCTCGACCAGGCGGCCGCCGCCGAGGTCGCCACGGCAGCGGACCAGGACGGCTGA